Proteins encoded within one genomic window of Bos mutus isolate GX-2022 chromosome 9, NWIPB_WYAK_1.1, whole genome shotgun sequence:
- the LOC102275378 gene encoding LOW QUALITY PROTEIN: olfactory receptor 4P4-like (The sequence of the model RefSeq protein was modified relative to this genomic sequence to represent the inferred CDS: substituted 1 base at 1 genomic stop codon): protein MEDRNNVTEFILLGLSTDKKVQIFCFLFFLFCYLAIXLGNLIIVISITCSQLITQPMYFFLNYLALSDLFYTSTVTPKLMTDLLMEKKAISYKNCMTQLFTAHFFGGGIEVLILTRMAYDHYVAICKPLHYAIIMNRQRRHSILIASCAEGLLHSLCLFLLEIVLSFCGPNEIDHCFCDVYPLLKLACTDTHKIGFFVIANSGLMGLVLFVVLMASYILILYNVHTYSAESCHKTLSTCSSHITVIILFFALVIFVYIRPATTLPEDKVFMLFYTIIVPMLNPLIYTLRNMEMKIFIRRVWCNKTFWEGRLMT from the coding sequence ATGGAAGATAGAAATAATGTTACTGAATTTATTCTCTTAGGACTTTCTACGGACAAGAAAGTCCAGatcttctgctttttatttttcttattctgttaCCTGGCTATTTGATTGGGGAATTTGATCATCGTGATTTCTATTACATGCAGTCAGCTAATCACCcagcccatgtacttcttccttaaCTACCTTGCACTCTCAGATCTCTTCTACACCTCCACTGTGACACCCAAACTTATGACGGACTTACTGATGGAGAAAAAGGCCATTTCCTATAAAAACTGCATGACACAGCTTTTCACTGCCCACTTCTTTGGGGGAGGGATTGAGGTCTTAATCCTCACAAGGATGGCCTATGACCattatgtggccatctgcaaacctCTCCACTATGCCATCATCATGAACAGGCAAAGACGTCACTCAATTCTCATAGCATCATGTGCAGAGGGACTTCTTcattctctttgtctctttcttcttgaGATTGTTTTATCTTTCTGTGGCCCCAATGAAATAGATCACTGTTTCTGTGATGTATATCCTTTGTTGAAACTAGCCTGCACTGATACACACAAAATTGGCTTTTTTGTCATTGCCAATTCTGGCTTGATGGGACTGgtgctctttgtggttttgatggcCTCCTACATTTTGATTTTGTATAATGTGCACACATATTCTGCAGAAAGCTGCCATAAAACACTTTCCACCTGTAGTTCCCACATCACAGTCATAATCCTCTTTTTCGCACTTGTCATCTTTGTTTACATTAGACCTGCCACAACGTTACCAGAAGATAAAGTGTTTATGCTCTTCTACACAATTATTGTCCCCATGCTCAACCCACTTATCTACACACTTAGAAACATGGAGATGAAAATTTTCATAAGAAGAGTTTGGTGCAATAAAACGTTCTGGGAAGGGAGGTTAATGACTTGA
- the LOC102279200 gene encoding LOW QUALITY PROTEIN: olfactory receptor 4P4 (The sequence of the model RefSeq protein was modified relative to this genomic sequence to represent the inferred CDS: inserted 1 base in 1 codon; deleted 2 bases in 1 codon): MENRNNITEFILLGLSQKEEIEILWFLQFLLCYVAILIGNLLIMISIASSQLMKQPMYFFLSHLXLADLCYTSTVTPKLIADLLAAKKIISYHGCMTQLFTIHFFGGIEVFILTGMAYDLYAAICKPLLCTLIMTRQKCVAMITASCTGGVLHSFGQFLLAIFLPYCGPNEIDHYFCNMYPLLKLACTDTTRISLLVVANSGLMGLVTFVVMLISYAVILYTVRSYSVENRHKALSTCSSHITVGVLFFAPLFFIYICPATTLPGDKVFALFYTIIASMLNPLIYTLRNLEMKNDIKKFWCHMAVRKEMN; the protein is encoded by the exons ATGGAAAATAGGAATAACATCACAGAATTTATTCTCTTAGGACTTTCTCAGAAAGAGGAAATTGAAATTCTCTGGTTTTTACAGTTCTTACTTTGTTATGTTGCAATTCTGATCGGAAACCTACTTATCATGATTTCTATTGCCTCCAGTCAACTTATGAAGCAGCCCATGTATTTCTTTCTGAGTCACC CCCTCGCAGACCTTTGTTACACCTCCACTGTGACCCCCAAGTTGATTGCTGACTTGCTGGCAGCAAAGAAGATCATTTCCTACCATGGCTGCATGACACAGCTCTTCACCATTCACTTCTTTGGGGGCATTGAGGTCTTCATCCTCACAGGGATGGCCTATGATCTCTATGCGGCCATCTGCAAGCCTCTGCTCTGCACTCTGATCATGACCAGACAGAAGTGTGTTGCCATGATCACTGCTTCCTGCACT GGGGGGGTCCTGCATTCCTTCGGTCagtttctcctggccatcttttTACCTTACTGTGGCCCAAATGAAATAGATCATTACTTCTGCAATATGTATCCTTTGCTGAAACTGGCCTGCACTGACACCACCAGAATCAGCCTCCTTGTCGTTGCCAATTCGGGCCTCATGGGCCTGGTGACTTTTGTGGTTATGTTGATATCCTATGCTGTGATCTTGTACACTGtcaggtcctactctgtagaGAATCGCCACAAAGCTCTCTCAACCTGCAGTTCCCACATCACTGTGGGGGTCCTCTTTTTTGCTCCTTTATTCTTCATTTACATATGTCCAGCAACTACTTTACCAGGAGACAAAGTCTTCGCTCTTTTTTATACTATCATTGCTTCCATGCTCAATCCTCTAATCTACACGCTGAGAAACTTGGAGATGAAGAATGACATAAAGAAATTCTGGTGCCATATGGCAGtaagaaaggaaatgaactaA